In the Candidatus Kuenenbacteria bacterium HGW-Kuenenbacteria-1 genome, TAATAATTTCTCCATCAATATCTATAACAGGAATACTAAGCTGATTAGTTTTTTTTGTCATTTCAACCATTGCGTCTGAATCTTTAGAAACATCCTTGTCAATATATTCTATTCTTTTTTCTTCTAAATATTTTTTTGCCATATCGCAATATGGACAAACTGTTGTAGAATAAACAATAACCTTAGCCATAAATACCCTTTCTCATTTATAATAAAATAAATTTTTACAAATGAATTAATAAAATAAAAAAAATTAACTATTATTTTTTAAAACTTTTATCATTTCTTGTTTTTTGAGCAATCCTTCTTGAGCGCCGATTTTTCTAATTACAAAACTTGAATTTATTATTCCCCATTTTAATGCTTGTTTTACATCTTTCTGATAAATAAATCCAGCCAAAAAACCAGAAGCAAAACTGTCGCCAGCGCCAGTTACATCAACTTTTGGACCAGCAAAGGCAGACATTTTAAAAAATTCTTTTCCATCATACGCCCATACTCCAGCGCGTCCTTGAGTAATTACTACCACTTGTGGGCCATAATTTTTTAAAATTTTTAATAATTCCTTATTTTCCTCCACATCTTTATTTATTGCTTCTTTAACCAAGAATTGCGCTTCAGATTTATTTACAAACAAAATTGTTGTTATTTTAAAAATTTTTTCTATTTTTTTAAAACCTGTTTTTAATTGATATGTTCCCGGATTAAAAGCCACCTTTATTTTTTTCTTTTTTTGTAAATCAATTATTTGTTGATGAAATTTTCCATGATTTTCTCCCAAAGAAGTCAAATAGATCCATTCTGTTTTATCTAATTTTGGTAAAAAATATTTTCGAGGTTGGTGATAAACCAAAGCTGTCCGATCACCCTTAAAATTAATAATAAAAGAACAATTTGTTTTAGAATTTTTTTCTTTTTTTATAAATTTTGTATCTATTTTTTCTTTTTTTATTTTTTGATAAATTTGTTCTCCTTTTTCATCATCACCCAAGATTGTGTAAATTCCAACTTTTAATCCCAACTTATTTAGACTCACAGAAACATTGGCCGCATTGCCTCCCATTGATACTCTAATTTTATTAATAGGAATTTTACTTCCATAATTTAAACACAGCATTTTTTCTTTTGTTGATTCTAATAATTTTGCTTGTTGAATTTGAATAAAAGTATCAAAACAACAATCTCCGATTATAATGACATTAAACATACATTAGAAATTTTAAAATTAAAAATTTAATAGATCCGCCAGCTAGCAAAGAAAATTAAAAATTACAAATTTTTTTTCCACTCCACTCCATCTATTTTCCAATCATCTCCTTCTTTAACTAATTTAACTAAAATATCTTGATAATAAGTTTTAATATTTTGAGTAGATTCTTTGGCTTCTTGACGTTGAGTATTAATTAATAATTCTGTTTGATTTTTTTCTGTATTAAAATTATTTTTTTTAATTGCTAATGCCTTAGTAGTAATTCCGTAATAAATATTAATTGATTTTATTTTTGCTTTTTCTTGTTTTATAAAATTATCAATCCAATCTTGCATTTTAGAAGTTGCAAAAACTTTTAAACCTATCATATTTTGAAAATCACTTTGATTAGAATAACTTCCTAAACTTTCTATAAAATTAAAAGCTATTTTTTCTAAATCAATTTTTGCTTTTATTTCTTCAGTTAATAAAGGAATTTTGGAAGGAATAATTGTTTCTTTAGTTGCTT is a window encoding:
- a CDS encoding NrdH-redoxin, with amino-acid sequence MAKVIVYSTTVCPYCDMAKKYLEEKRIEYIDKDVSKDSDAMVEMTKKTNQLSIPVIDIDGEIITGFDRKAIDIALKIMLNK